gaatggtattgcctaggttttcttctagggtttttatggttttaggttttacgtttaagtctataatccatcttgagttaatttttgcataaggtgtaaggaagggatctagtttcagctttctgcatatggctagtcacaaggaaaaaacaaccaaccccattaaaaagtgggcaaaagatatgaacagacacttctcaaaagaagatatttatgcagccaacactcatatgaaaaaatgctcatcatcattggtcattagagaaatgcaaatcaaaaccacaatgagatatcatctcacgccagttagaatggcgatccttaaaaagtcaggaaacaacagatgctggagaggatgtggagaaatagaatcacttttacactgttggtgggagtgtaaattagttcaaccatgtggaagacagtgtggcaattcctcaaggatctagaactagaaataccatttgacccagcaatcccattactgggtatatacacaaaggattataaatcattctactacaaagacacatgcacacatatgtttattgtggcactgttcgcaatagcaaagacttggaaccaacccaaatacccatcaatgatagactggataaagaaaatgtggcacatatacacgacggaatactatgcagtcataaaaagggatgagttcatgtcctttgtaggaacatggatgaagctggaaaccatcattctcagcaaactaacacaagaacagaaaaccgaacaccaccatgttctcattcataagtgggagttgaacaatgagaacaaatggacacagggaggggaatatcacacaccggggcctgttagggggtgggggactggaggagggatagtattaggagaaatacctaatgtagatgatgggttaatgggtgcagcaaacaaccatggcacttgtatacctatgtaacaaacctgaaggttctgcacatgtgccccagaacttaaagtatatatttaaaaaatctctctttttctctcactctATATTTTGGTTCTcctttctggagaaccctgactaagaACACACCTGACATCTAACCATTTacgcccattttatagatgagaaaattgaggttcagaggTGTTGAGTGCCATGCCCAAAGGTATACACCTGGTACATGGTAGAGCCAAGATCCCAGTCCAGGTCTTTCTGAGACAAAACACAGCTTCTTATGCATGAAATCCACAAATAAGAACACAATGACCTACATACAACACAAACTGTACTTCCAATTAAGTAGTTCTCCTTTTTAATCATTCAAAAACTACCTTGGGATCTTACAGTACATGGGAATCATCAATATGTAAATACCTTATTATCCAGATGTGCAAAAGTGTCCAGTAGCACAGAAGATTGGTTAATAGGATGGTGTGTCCCAGCTTTTTACTGCACTTGTACTTGCTTCGAATATTTAGGAACCctatataaaattatcttctcCAAAGTCATAATTTCCAAGAAGATCTTATACCCACACTATTTTCATAAGCAGTCAACTGCAAGATCTTTAGAACCATGAGGGGATCTCAATACACAACAATTTAGGATTAACCATTTTGTTGAATGTAAGATTATATCCCCTccccaaaaagaatgaaattaaaatagagaaaaataaacagcaCAAGTGGAATCCTGAGCCTCTTGATGCCTTTTGCCTTGGGCTAAAGTTCTCTGGTGAGTTGTAAACTTCAAAAGTGTCCTCAAACTGGAACCTTTCCATAGGAAAAGTCAGCAGAAAATATTGACCCCAGGATCAATTGTTTCTGTTTAAGTTACAGATTGCTGCAGTCAAAATAAGCAGCCAGTGTTTGATAAAGACAGCTCCTCTTAGGAAGAATTGTCATCCCCAAACACATAGAGAGACACTCTCTGTCTCTTGATTACAATCATGATTTCCAGAATGGAGAAGATGACGACGATGATGAAGATATTGATTATGTTTGCTCTTGGAATGAACTACTGGTCTTGCTCAGGTAAGGTATTCACCAACCTGGCCACCTGCTCTGGATGATGCAGAGCCACGCTGGCGCCTGTGTCTTGTCTCACTGTGCCCCATGTGCTTGCGTGTCCAGGTTTCCCAGTGTACGACTACGATCCATCCTCCTTAAGGGATGCCCTCAGTGCCTCTGTGGTAAAAGTGAATTCCCAGTCACTGAGTCCGTATCTGTTTCGGGCATTCAGAAGCTCATTAAAAAGAGTAAGTGCACAATGAAATCTTCTCTACTCCTCCTTTCAATGCTGTCTGCCTTTTGTCAGTGCATTGGATATACTTTTAAGAAATTTTCTCCAGTTTAAAAATGATAGTAGCTAGTCATCTCTTTCATACCGTCACTTTTCTTTGACAGAGAAAGGATTTAATTACAATTTTTGTCATGAGGCTGTCCAAACCACTTTTGATGACTGATTCTTCTGCTGTATTCTcctctctaaccttgtcttctggTTCCCTGCGTCCTGCTTTTGTACTTGAAGTCCTCGTGATTCTTTCTGAAGTGTTTTATTAAGAACTTCTCATTTATTGGAAATGAGCCTCCTTTCAAATTCAGCAGTTCTGCTCCTAATACCTACTGGAAATAATCTGGCTTTTGAGCCAAAGAAGTCCACCTTTCCTTGTCAATTTGGTAATAATCTGTTTCCTCTTAGCTTTGGGAGCTAAAGAAAGAGTAATCACTTGGGCTTCCAATGACTAAGTCTGTGATATGcaaggaaataaatgtaaaaatatccttcaaaggAAATGAGAAACATAAGCAGCAAGTCATCTCCCTTCTTCCTGTTCCCCAGGTAATTTCACTGCCTTATTATCATCTGCATGGGACTCATTTGGAGGTAGGAATGAAAGTATTTTCAAGCAAATTTAGGTTAAGGTGGGAGGTAGAGAGGTTCTATAAAGTTGCACGTTTCATTCTAGGAATGAAGGCTCTGTATAGCCAGGCAGCATGGGAATGAGAATGAAGACACGGCTGAAGGTCCAGGCAGCAGAGGCCAGATGGGCAttgttttctctctgtctgcctgctGCCTTCTCCCATCCCTCCTGGACTGACTCTTAGCTTGTTCCCTCTGCTACTCTGTAGAGCACATGGCTCACGGTTTCCTAGTTCTAGTCTCCAAATACAACATATTCAGCTTGATCTTCTTCAGAACCTGGCTCCTAGTTTCTCTTTCCCAAATTTCAAGGGAAATGAATCAAAAGGACccagttttcttttctagtttGATTATAGTTCATGAAGACTATAGGCTATGCTTTTTTTAGGTGCCATTCCAGAATCATGGCCAGAGTGGGGTCACTTGCTCTGGATGTTGTGGTGTGAAGGCCCTGGTCAGCTGCCACACCAAAGGTTGAGCTGCTCCTGCATCAGAATACAGAACCCCCTTTCCTTGCTTGTATTGTATTTCAAATGCCAGTTTCCATTGGCATTTAATGAAATCCACTTGTGGTGGTGTGGAATCAGGGTCTTGTTGCCAACCTTGCAGGTGAACAGTTTAAATGTACTTTTGATTTAGCTATTGGTCACTACAGAAGAAAGTTAGCAGTTTATTAGATGAATAAGAGCATGAAGACAGATCCCAAGAGAACCAATTACTGACACCATGGAAATCTGGCCTGTGGAGATGAGCTATCGTGAGGCACAGCCACTAGAGCATGTTCTGGCTCATGTGTCGTCTTGGTATTGTCATCCAGACTTGAGCCCATACACACATGCACCTAAAAATAGATACAATTATATGTGATGTGTGTGACTCTTGATGAGCACATGAAAAATGTTGCCTCTCCACCTCAAGTACACTGCTCCTTTACCTGGAGGTCTGCCTATTCTTGCCTCTCCCTAGCCTTTTCTTATTATTCAAATTCATTGGTCAAGCTACAGTCACTGTGCCCTCTTGTTGAGAACTCTatttcttctcccactggaaGGGAGATTCTCTTCCTTTGATCTCTCCTGGTGATATTTTTTCCTATTGGGagtgtttcatattttaatttatgttGTGTGTATTAACCATGTCTTCTATAAACACCCTATAGACGGCTCCAAATATACCAGTTCTCTCTACCCTAGTAGACATGAGGGATACACTCAAAGGCAAAGCCCTCAGGAAAGAGTTGAGTGAATAGATCACTAGCACTGGGTTTACAAACAATTCacaaaagaggaaatacaaaAGACTAAGAAAGATTTGGAAAAGTATTCAACCTCTCTGATAGAAAAAAAGTGCAGAATTAAAATAGCAatgtgaaaaagaagaataacaaGGTAAAAGAATAACAGGGTGAAAGAAACATCACAACTACTGCTCGAGAGTTTGTAATTTTGTAAAATTGTATTTGAAAAGCAAGTTGGAAATATGTGTTAAACATATTTACTAGCATGTTAAACgttaaattagtaaatatttaaaactttcaatTGCATAGTTTCACTTCTAAGAATATGTTCAAAGCAAATAAGTGGTTTAGTCATGAGTATTTGGGGGTACAGTTCAATGGTTGTAGGGAGAAGGGTTGGGCCCTTCTGCTTTGCCCCCAGGTTTGCTTACCAAGTGCAGTGATTCTCTACTCAGACTGTACATCATCATCGCGCGGGAGCTTTAAATATTTCTGATGTCCAGGAGGGATGGTCGACTCCTTAAATCCCAGTCTCTGAGGGTGGGACTCATATTCTTAAATGTTCTCCTGCTCATTCTAATGTGTGGTCTGGGTGAAGAACCACTGGGTATTACCAACAGACCTAGATCAAATATTCTTGTAATTGACTTCAAGTTactcacctcctgggctccaaaTTTGAAAAaggatgagaaaggaaaaaaaccacatgacttTAGCACTGATGGTTTTCTTGCTCCAACCTTGACATTAGGCTCACTTGGACTGTTCCCTCAGTGGACACaagcagagaaaggaaaggtgGGCACTGGCCCTGTGCTGGGGAGGAGGAAGCAAAGAGGACAAGTCGGGCTGTGGTTTCATAGGGAGCAGTTTCTACcagggaaagagagggaaaggagatggggagggaggggaaggggaataaaggggaagaggaagagggcacAGTTAAATAAACCAAATTCATTTCCAATAGTGGAGAGTACCATAGAGGAGGGTAAGCAGGTTGACATGATAGGCCTTGCCTGGGGCAGCAGTCAGATGGGGCAACAGTGTCCTCTGATGCTGCATCTTTGAGCTAAGACTCACTCCAGTGACAAGAAGTTCTCACCATGGAAAGACCTTTTGAGGAATATTGGGGTGAGCTGGCAGAGTCAGTGGGAGGGCCCTGAAGGACAAAAGACCTCGAGAGGGAGGCTGGCTACAGCCAAGTGGGCCTGGGAGAGAAAGGTGGGAGTGGACAGAGGTCAGAGAGATGGGCATGAGTGGGACATGCCTAGGTCATGATTTTGAGGAGTTTGAGGTCTGTTTTAAGGGCAATGGGTAGCCCCTAGGGACATTTGTATTTGCAAAACATCTCTGCTTGGCTTGGGCCACCGTAACAAAGTACCATGAACACATAACAAACCATGGTCTAGGTGGTGCATAAACAACACCATTTTATTTCTCagaattcaggaggctgagatccGGGatgagggtgccagcatggtccaGTTCTGGTAAGGGCCCTCTTCTGGGCTGCAGACTGCTGATTTCctgttgtatcctcacatggcagaaagagagcTAGCTAACTCTCcagcctcttcttataaggatgctAATCCCACTTATAAGGGCTCTACCTTGAAGACCTAATAACCTCCCAAAGGCCCAACCTCCAAATATCACTTCAGGGATTACAGTTTCAATATATGCATTGGGGTCCATTGCAGTCTCTCTAGCTGCTATGTGGAGTGGGGTGTGAGGGGAGAAACTGAGCATGGTGAGATGCTGGTGTGGGGTCTCAAGTCAGGGCAGGGAGGATGCGGGGAGCAGATAGATTTGAGGTACATTTGGAGGCAAAGCCATGGAGGTTTGGGATCCTTGAGGTCTCCATGCCTTTTTTGTGTGTCCATTTTACCTTTCAACTCCTTtgcattttttggtttttggcttTCTAAATTATTCTCAGCTAGCCATTTCTGATCTTTACTTTTTGTCCATTAATAAGGGATTCATTTGAAAAACCTAAGTGACCAGTGATGCCCTATTAgtgagggttctccagagaaacagaaccattatgacatgcatacatatataaatggatGCATATgaatatatgagagagagagagagagacattgagagagagagagatttattataaggaattgccTAATGCAATTTCaaaggctggcaagtccaaaaggaaaaaagaaaatctgatgaggtaggccagcaggctggagattCAGGgataatttatagtttaaatccaaaggcagtctgctggcagaattcctttCTGATGGGAAGATTTCTGTCTTTATTctattaaggccttcaactgattcgatgaggcccacccacataaTGGAGggtcatctgctttactcaaagtccactgatttaaatattaatcccATTCAAAGAATAGCTTtacagaaacattcagaataatgctgaccaaatatctgggcaccatggttcagtcaagttgacaatataaaattaaccattacaattGTCAAATGGAATTGCTAtgggtcttttatttttatatatttgtatttcttttaaaaataaaaacgaaaATGTAATCattacaaaaagtcaaaaaatacaagaaagggaaaatgaaaaataacattcaTTATCCATTTCTCTGAGAAACACTCGCTATAAACCCATGAGAGGATATCCTTTTGGagtttttttattcttatgaaggtatacaatgtatttttaaagaaaaataggacCATACTGTAACACTGCTTGTAAATTCtcataatttatttcagcaataatgctgggtttttaattttctccagttgacttcttatttttttttggaaatgaattattttattttatgagtatCTTGGtaagtttttttattatactttaagttttagggtacatgtgcacaacgtgcaggtttgttacatatatatacatgtgctatgttggtgtgctgcacccattaactcattatttaacattaggtatatctcctaatgctatccctcctccctccccaattgacaaatgggatctaaagagcttctgcacggcaaaagaaactaccatcagagtgaacaggcaacctacagaatgggagaaaatttttgcaatctactcatctgacaaagggctagtatccagaatctacaatgaactcaaacaaatttacaagaaaaaaaacaaacaaccccatcaacaagtgggcgaaggatatgaacagacacttcacaaaagaagacatttatgaagccaaaagacacatgaaaaagtgctcatcatcactggccatcagagaaatgcaaatcaaaaccacaataagttGACTTCTTATTGTTCAGCTTTTAGGCTGTCCCACATTTCTTGAATTACACAGAATAGAAATTTACTGACAGAAACTGAGTTCaaatgaaacagcaaagatgttAGATGTTTCTCCCTATTCTTGAAAGACCCCTTCAAGATGCAAAAGAGGTTGCAAAGTTATCTCATAGCTCAATAAAATGATCTGTACCCCTAAAAACCCCACATTTGCATCTTTTCAGCTAAGCTTTTGTGTTGCCAGTTGCTTCCATCAAATTGCTTTTAGGTGAATTGCTGAAGCACACCCTGCAGTGGAGGGCCCCAAACAATGGACTTCAGTTGATGggagaggtttttattttttaattttttaaagagacacgGATTTAACgttcaatatattaaaattataaatatatgatgTAGTAATTAATGGTGAGGTTGAGTTTTTATTTCTACTTGTTTTCAGAAAATTCTACTTTTATCAGCACTCATTATGTGTCCTATGTTAGGAGACATAAAGATCCCCATCCTAAGCTTGGAGTTTTGCCActtttttacaaaacaaaatgttcTGCATGTGCCTATTATTCCCTACTTGTAAGTAGTTCTCGCTCTCACAGAAAGAGCACTGCCTCCATCTCTCTCCTCCCTGGGCAGTACGTTCAATGTGTTGCTGACTTCAATTTGCTGCAAGGTGGGTTCAGAAACTAAAAGGCAAGAAGTGACTTGGATCCTGGGGGTGTTGTCAGGTACTGGACCGTGGCAGGCTCCCCACTGGCTTCCTGCTGCCCGCTTGTTCCTGCCCCAATCTGTTTACCTTGCAGCAGCCACAGTGATTCAGGTGCCGCTCTTAAAACCCTGTGATAGCATCTCACTGCAGTGAGAATGAAATCTAAACACCTTCCAATGGGCTCCAAGACCATACCTGACACGCTCCATCTCTCCAAAGTCACAGTATATGGTTCCTGCCTTGGTCACGTTGCTCCAGCCACAAGAGTCGGAGTTGTCCCTGCCCCAGGGCATTGGCTCTGCTTTCTATTCACAGAATGAGCTTCTTCCCATCCTTCAAGGCTCAGTTTAAATTTGCCTTCCTTGGGAGGATTTTTCTGGCATTTTCTCTAAAACAGCTGCTCCCTTCCCTCACCCCCATTGccatgttgttgtttttcttgataGCCCCATAACTATCTGGGATGATCTTGTATAGTTTTCTTTGATGTGTCCACTGTGTGAAACCTCCTCTGGAATTTAAGCCACATGGCATCTTCCCTGCTCTGCCTCTGGTGCTGAACACACAGTGAGTACTCAAGAAGTCACAGGAATTTGTGACATCAGAACTCCCCAGATTTGTCATGGAGTTTAGATTATTTTCCTTTGTGGAAAGgagaataaaatcatttaaacTCATTCCCATATCACATATCATTCACATATCATTCACATATCACATTTAAACTCATTCACATTCCTGCTCAAGCAGGAAGCTAGGGCTGGAGAATAGTCTGTACTGCAGAGAGCACTTGTtgcttaattatttatttctagaattattaaaaaattatggaGCAGTCTTTTAGGAAAATGACACTTAGAAATATGTACAGTTGATTCTTCTTACCTGTAGTAGTTATGTTGTATAAAATCACCatgaacactgaattagcaaaCACAGAATCATTGCTCCTAGGGAAAATAGAAGGTTTGGTTCCTGTGAGCCTCAggtcacaacattttcatcaacccatCAATACTGACCTTGTTTTTGTGAGTTCCTGCTTAAAGATgcttaaattaatatatattgttgattcattaacactgAACTCACGACCAACAGCACTGTGACTCCTGCCTGAACAAAGCTTACCTTACTCACATATTTTCCATGTCAGCTGCATCACAGCCTTGTTCTTTGGAACACTAGTGGGTTCTTCCACACCAGGCTTGGGGGCCATCTTAAACACTAAAGCTactaacaaaaaacacaaaaatgcaaaaaaagccACTAAATAGACCATAAAAAGCACGTCTGTTTTCAATATGAGAGTTGAAACAAGAAGGAAGAATGTCTCCTTGTTCGGCTTCTGTTGGTAACATGCACGTTGGGTGACTCAAGATTTTTGTCGTTCTGCATTTGTCCCTAGATGATTGCCAAAGTAAGTGCTACTAGTATTgattttggggttacaaataaattttagtgagtaGGTGAGTTTGCCAATATGGAATCCACAAATAGTGAGGATCAATTGTCACTGTAAAGTGTTAGAAGCAGTACTGGCCTTGGAGTTAGAACACCTACATTCTGGTTCCATTTTTGTCACTAAACTATTATACGACTTTGTTAAGTCACTTTTCCTCTCTGGTCTGCAGAAGAAAGGCATGGAACTAGGTGATTGCTAAGATAATTTATTGCTTTCATGGTGGACAATTCTGTAATATTTTTTCCATGGGGCAGAAAGAATGGTTTATAGCATCATAAACTTCAGAAATGCATTGATCACACTCTGAAACTTTATTTTTGTGAAGGTTGAGGTCCTAGATGAGAACAACTTGGTCATGAATTTAGAGTTCAGCATCCGGGAGACTACATGCAGGAAGGATTCTGGAGAAGATCCCGCTACATGTGCCTTCCAGAGGGACTACTATGTGGTAAGTGGGAGGAGACCCATCCCAGAAACGAACAAAAGGAAGAGCCTCACTTCTTCCATGACCTGGAGTCACACAAAGAACTTGGTCGCTGCCTGGCTAGCATCTGGCCACACTGCTAACATGTGGACACGGTGTCCCCTGGTGGGGGAAGTGTTACTCCAAGGCTGAGCATTAAGCTGTGAAGTCTGAGATCCTGAGTGATCCTGACAAATTACTTTATCcctggtgcctcagtttcctgcttTTTAACATGAGGATGAATTTGTATCAGGTAAAGTGAATACAACACCAGAGA
Above is a genomic segment from Pongo pygmaeus isolate AG05252 chromosome 11, NHGRI_mPonPyg2-v2.0_pri, whole genome shotgun sequence containing:
- the SPP2 gene encoding secreted phosphoprotein 24, which encodes MISRMEKMTTMMKILIMFALGMNYWSCSGFPVYDYDPSSLRDALSASVVKVNSQSLSPYLFRAFRSSLKRVEVLDENNLVMNLEFSIRETTCRKDSGEDPATCAFQRDYYVPTAVCRSTVKVSAQQVQGVHARCSWSSSTSESYSSEEMIFGDMLGSHKWRHNYLFGLIPDESISEQFYDRSLEIMRRVLPPGNRRYPNHRHRARINTDFE